The Polyangium aurulentum genomic interval GGCCCGCCAAGATGATGCCATGAAACACACCATCGACGAAGGCGATACCGACGGACGGTGTCCTGCACAAGACGGAGATGCTGGAGGTCCTTGCGAAGCTGCGCCTGCACGTCGAGTCGCCCGTGACCCTCCGCGCCACGGCCGCCGCGCGTGAGCTCGAAGCGCTGGTCACCTCGTGGGACGGTGACGGCGCACCGCCCGACGCCATGGTCGCTTGGGCCTCGAGGTTCTTCGCGGATTGGGACGTGGGCGAGAACGGAGGATTGCGAGAGGACTAGGTACAGCCGAGCGGAGCACCCAAGGTGGCAGGCGCGTGGACCCGACCGGGGGGCGCGCGGGGTCGAGGGGTCTGCGTGGGGGAGCTGGGGTGGCGGCGCGTGGACCTGTGCCGGCGTCTCGACTCGCTCCACGTGGAAGTAGGCAGGGACCGAGCCGTCAGACGCGCAAGACCCTCCACTTCTCGTTGGCACCGCCGAGCCAATGATGTTGCTGGATCACGGCGCCATTGTCCTTGGAGCCCCCATGGACGTCCAGCACCTTCCCGCTGTGCTTCGCGACGATCCGAACGCAACCGCTATCCACCGGATCCAGACGGAACCACTGGTTGTAGCTTCCGGTCGATTGGTACTGGATGATCGGGACCCCGGAGTCGTGAGAGCTCTCCGGGACGTCCAGAACCTTCCCGCTATGTACTGCAACGATCTGGAAATACCTCCAGCCCTTCCACTCCAGGCGGAACTGCCGGTGCGTGTTCCAGGTCTCGTCCCACTCCCATTGAAGGGCCCGAGCGCCGTTCGCGGTTTCCGCGTTGTCGATGCAGATGAGCTTTGCGCTATTCAGTGATACGAGCGTCACGGGCGTCCCCGTGGGGATCGTCTTGAACCTGAGGTAGAGATCCTGGATCCCCATGCCGCGCTCGGCTTCGCCGTCGAAGCGGAAGCTGAGCTCTCGGTTGTCGAGCCCCAGGAGGGCAGCCCTATCCCAGCCGAAGCGGAGACCTGCTACGAAATCGTCCTCGTTGTTGAAGAGGTCCAGCAGCTCTGCCACGAGGTTGAGGGTGATGTAGCAGAGAGCAGCCCAGCCGGCGGCGTCGGTCTCGGGATCGCCCTTGAGCTCCTGGCAAGCCCTCATGCAATGGTCGCCCGCCTCGCGCAGGTACTCCGACGTGTTGCCGAAGATCGCGCCGGAGTCTTTTTCCCAGCAATCGATGGTCATGGCGAGCGAGTCGCCCACCCGTCCGACGAAAGCACAATCGCCGGGGTCGAAGCGATCGTCCCAGTCCCCGTCGTCGCAGCTCCCGAACTCCCTGGACCTGAACGTCCATGTACCTTCGTCGCTCCCGGCGCTGATGCACCAGAAGATCTCGTCCGAAGGTCCGGTAACGGTATCGCCCGACCTTTTGATGGTCCGCATCTTGAACGGCTGGATGATGAAGACCTCGCCCGCGGCGAGCGCCTCGCCCGCGCCCTCGGCGGACGTCGCGGCGGGCGCGGGCTCCGGCTGCGGCGCGCTGCTCGTGAAGTAGACGAAGCTCGAGCCATACTCTCTCGCGGCGGCGAGGAATGCCTCGTCCCTCTGATCGAGCTCCTGGTCCGGCGCCAGCTTGGCGATGTCCACGACGCGCACGT includes:
- a CDS encoding RICIN domain-containing protein — encoded protein: MTETTTKKERPLSKKATERANKLREKLSGARADSRGARRMQKNRAANPLFGAALHAAARLEAGHELSDLERTLVDALGRGISPEEIKAWGKAYRETKGGRTREILPDVIADRPIDQPFTMKDLADALPAQVEAVKAQGNVRVVDIAKLAPDQELDQRDEAFLAAAREYGSSFVYFTSSAPQPEPAPAATSAEGAGEALAAGEVFIIQPFKMRTIKRSGDTVTGPSDEIFWCISAGSDEGTWTFRSREFGSCDDGDWDDRFDPGDCAFVGRVGDSLAMTIDCWEKDSGAIFGNTSEYLREAGDHCMRACQELKGDPETDAAGWAALCYITLNLVAELLDLFNNEDDFVAGLRFGWDRAALLGLDNRELSFRFDGEAERGMGIQDLYLRFKTIPTGTPVTLVSLNSAKLICIDNAETANGARALQWEWDETWNTHRQFRLEWKGWRYFQIVAVHSGKVLDVPESSHDSGVPIIQYQSTGSYNQWFRLDPVDSGCVRIVAKHSGKVLDVHGGSKDNGAVIQQHHWLGGANEKWRVLRV